CAAAAGGGTAAACCATTTGTAAAGCTGAGAAGTAGCCCAGATTACCACCATTTTGTTCAGCTGATGGATCATCCGAGTATTTTTCGGCCAGCATTGCAAAAGATTGTCCTTTCAAAGCCAAATTTCGGATGCTATCTGCTTTCTGATAATACTGAAGTGTATCACTACCTTTAATATGATCGGGCACATTAATCAGTATATGAGAGGCATGAACTTCTTCTTTAAGTCGCTCGTAGGCTTCTAATACCATCTTCTCATTAAAGCGGTTTTCCACCATATAGGGCTTTGCCAACTGCTGTCGGTATTTCTGATATTCTGCCTGAAATTTCGATGTCTTATCAAAGTTGGCAAGGTATGCTTCCTTAACCTTTAGCTTAAAGTTGATGTACAACTCCAGATAATTACGAACTGACTGATTTAACTCATTAGCTGCTACGTCCTGGTTATTCTTCTGGTATATATACAAAAAGTCATCGGCAATTACGGAGTCTTCGCCATAATGAAAAATAGCCTTTTGACTCAGGTCCAATGGCACTAGTGTATCACTTTCAGCCGCCTTCTTCTTAACGGTACAGGCCCAAACGCCAAGGCTGATTATGCAGAAAAATATAACCCTTTTCAAAATAAGCTTTGTGGTATAAGTGGGGTTCATTAGTAAATCCTAAGTAAAATGTCTACAGAATTGATGCAATGTTAACGAAATTTTACACACCTCTGGGGTAATATCCGTTATACGTAACGGATTAGCCTAAATTGCAAAATTTGTATTGTTGAACATTAAAGTTTGCATATTAATTCTAACAAAATTCCTCTATTTAAATTTAAAATAAACGTAAACTCTGCCATAAATCAGTTCTAGAGCTATTGATAAAGCTCTTTGTACTGCTGTATTGGAAGACTTGTAAATGTATGTTCTTCAATATTCAGTCCACATAATTGTTTCAGAGTTTAAGATGTAAGGATTAATCTTTATTTTTGCGCTTCTTAACTAAAATACCATTATGCCTTTAAGTGATCAAGAAGTCAGAAGAAGAGAAGAGCGAGAAGAGCTCATGAATCTGGGGATCAATCCCTACCCTGCCGAACCTTTTGAAGTTAACGTTAGCATAAAGAATATTCTGCAACATTACGAGCAGCGAAAGACAGATTATAAGAATGTAAGCCTGGCCGGAAGACTTATGAGCCGTCGTGTTATGGGCTCTGCTTCCTTTGCAGAAATACAGGACTCTACCGGACGTATGCAGATTTATGTAAGACGTGACGACATCTGCGAAGGAGAAGACAAAACACTATACAATACTGTATTCAAAAAGCTTCTGGACATTGGTGATATTGTAGGAGTAAAAGGCTATGTGTTTACCACTCAGGCTGGCGAAATCACTCTGCATGTTACTGACTTTAAGATACTTACTAAATCTTTGAGACCACTGCCTATTGTTAAGGAAGTGAAGGGTGAAGAAGGCAGCAAAACTTATGATGCCTTTACTGACCCTGAACAGCGATACCGTCAGCGCTACGTAGACCTGATTGTTAACCCGGAAGTAAAAGAGGTATTCCGTAAGCGAAGTATGCTGGTAAACTCTATGCGTAGCTTTTTGGGCAACCGAGGCTATATGGAAGTGGAGACACCAATTCTTCAACCATTGTACGGTGGTGCTGCGGCACGTCCCTTTAAAACACACCACAACACCCTGGATACCACTCTTTACTTACGAATTGCCAATGAGCTTTATCTAAAAAGGTTAATCGTGGGTGGTTATGATGGGGTTTATGAGTTTGCCAAAGACTTCCGCAATGAGGGCATGTCTCGTTTCCACAACCCGGAATTTACCCAGATGGAGCTATACGTAGCTTACAAAGATTATGACTGGATGATGGATCTGGTAGAGGAAATGGTGGAAAAAATTGCGCTTGACCTACATGGTAAAACTGAGGTACAGGTAGGCGATGAAGTGATCAACTTCCAACGTCCATGGAAACGCTTTACCATGTTTGAGGCCATTAAACACTTTACTGATATTGATATCAGTGAAATGAATGAGGAGCAACTCAGAGAAACAGCGCATAAGCTTAATGTACCTGTAAATGAGACCATGGGTAAGGGCAAACTGATAGATGAAATTTTTGGTGAAAAGTGTGAACCATTTTTGATTCAGCCTACATTTATTACCGATTACCCTGTAGAGATGTCTCCATTAGCGAAGAAACACCGCGACAAACCCGGTCTGGTAGAACGTTTTGAAGCCATCTGTAATGGTAAAGAGATTTGTAATGCATTCTCAGAGCTTAACGACCCTATAGACCAGCGTGAACGATTTGAAGAGCAGATTAAGCTAGGTAAGCGCGGAGATGAAGAAGCTATGGTGCTGGATGAAGATTTTCTAAGAGCACTGGAGTACGGTATGCCTCCAACAGCAGGTTTAGGTATTGGTATAGATCGTCTGAGCATGATCATGACCAACCAGCCTTCTATACAGGAAGTTTTATTCTTCCCTCAGATGAAGCCAGAAGTTAAACCTCAGACTGCGTCAGACCAGGACTTTATTGATTTGGGCGTAAGAGAAGAACTTATACCTATTCTTCAAAAATTAGGTATAGTGACAGTAGAACAGCTGAAAGAATCTTCTCCTAACAAGCTTTTCAATGATGTGTGCGGTATGCGCAAAAAAATGAAACTTAAAGAGGTTAAAAACCCTACCAAAGAAGAGGTAGAAAGCTGGATACAATAATTAAAAAATTTAGTAGTGTTACGGGCCTCCGTAGCACTACTTTCATTTTAGCACTAGATGGTAAATTTTAGAATAGGATACGGCTACGATGTGCACCAGTTGGAAGAGGGACGTGAGTTTTGGCTGGGAGGTATTCAACTGCAGCATACACATGGAGCCAAAGGTCACTCAGATGCCGATGTGTTAATACACGCAATTTGTGATGCGCTGCTGGGCGCTGCCAGGCTCAGAGATATAGGCTTTCATTTTCCGGATACTGACCCTGAATATAAGGGCATAGACAGTAAAAAGCTGCTCTCAAAAGTAATGGAACTTCTGCGTTCCAAGTCTTATGAGCTTGGCAACATAGATGCTACAGTATGTCTGGAAAAGCCCAAAGTAAACCCACATATAGAAGAAATGACCAAAGTAATGGCTGAAGTAATGCAGGTATCAGAAGATGATATCTCTATCAAAGCTACTACTTCTGAAAAAATGGGCTTTGTTGGAAGGAAAGAAGGCATAGCCGCACACGCAGTAGCGCTGATCTACAAAAATTAGTATTTGTATGGGAAAGACTATTGAGTTAATGAACACTGGTGATGGTTCTCATACGCTACTCAATACCGAGATGAATGAGACCTACCACTCTCGTCATGGTGCATTACGTGAGTCTCAGCATGTATTTATCAATAAAGGACTAAATCACTTCATAGACACATACCCTAAAGCTGATACTATTGATATTTTTGAAATGGGACTGGGTACCGGACTAAATCTTATTCTTACCCTACAGTCAGCATTGTCATTTCCTAACCTTCATTTTAACTACACCACCCTGGAGGCTTATCCTCTGGAGCCAGAACTACTAGACCAGCTAAATTATCTGGATTTTCTGAAGGATGATAAGCTTAATGCGCTATTTAAAAAAATGCATCAGCTAAACTGGAATGAATGGCATGAGGTATTGCCCAATTTCAGGCTAAAAAAAGTACAGCAAAAGCTGGAAGACTATCAGCAGGCAGAAGCCAGCATTGACCTAATTTATTATGATGCTTTTGCCCCCAATAAACAGGCTGAACTATGGACGCTAGAAACCATGCGCAAAATAAGCAACATGCTCAGACCTAAGGGTGTACTGGTTACTTACTGTGCAAAGGGACAACTTAAGCGTGATCTTAAATCTCTGGCACTTACTGTTGAAACTCTGGAGGGCCCTCCCGGTAAAGCAGAAATGGTCAGAGCCAGTAAATTATCCGGCTAGCCATTTTACACCTTTGCGATTATTCCTAACTTATGGCTTATTGACCTAATCAACTGAGCACAACCTTATGGATCGCAGAAACTTTATCAAAACATCGGCTGCCAGTAGTATGGCATTTTCAGCCTGGACTTTCCAACCCTCTTTTCAAAACAAAAAGTATACAACAGCCCTAATCGGTAGTGGATGGTGGGGCATGAACATTCTCCGTGAAGCTATCGCTTCCGGCTCTTCAAAAGTGGTGGCACTTTGCGATGTTGACAGCAGGCAGTTGGATAGTGCTATCGAAGAAACAGCTAAGCTGAGCAGTGATAAACCTAAGCGCTATAGCGACTATCGTGAACTTATCTCAAAAGAAAAACCAGAAATTGTAATTGTTGCTACCCCAGACCATTGGCATCCACTGATTACCATAGAAGCTGTTAATCATGGGGCGCATGTATATGTTGAAAAACCAATCGGGCACACCGTGCATGAGGGAGTAGCAATGGTCAAAGCTGCTCGTACTAATGGC
This window of the Porifericola rhodea genome carries:
- the lysS gene encoding lysine--tRNA ligase; translation: MPLSDQEVRRREEREELMNLGINPYPAEPFEVNVSIKNILQHYEQRKTDYKNVSLAGRLMSRRVMGSASFAEIQDSTGRMQIYVRRDDICEGEDKTLYNTVFKKLLDIGDIVGVKGYVFTTQAGEITLHVTDFKILTKSLRPLPIVKEVKGEEGSKTYDAFTDPEQRYRQRYVDLIVNPEVKEVFRKRSMLVNSMRSFLGNRGYMEVETPILQPLYGGAAARPFKTHHNTLDTTLYLRIANELYLKRLIVGGYDGVYEFAKDFRNEGMSRFHNPEFTQMELYVAYKDYDWMMDLVEEMVEKIALDLHGKTEVQVGDEVINFQRPWKRFTMFEAIKHFTDIDISEMNEEQLRETAHKLNVPVNETMGKGKLIDEIFGEKCEPFLIQPTFITDYPVEMSPLAKKHRDKPGLVERFEAICNGKEICNAFSELNDPIDQRERFEEQIKLGKRGDEEAMVLDEDFLRALEYGMPPTAGLGIGIDRLSMIMTNQPSIQEVLFFPQMKPEVKPQTASDQDFIDLGVREELIPILQKLGIVTVEQLKESSPNKLFNDVCGMRKKMKLKEVKNPTKEEVESWIQ
- the ispF gene encoding 2-C-methyl-D-erythritol 2,4-cyclodiphosphate synthase, which codes for MVNFRIGYGYDVHQLEEGREFWLGGIQLQHTHGAKGHSDADVLIHAICDALLGAARLRDIGFHFPDTDPEYKGIDSKKLLSKVMELLRSKSYELGNIDATVCLEKPKVNPHIEEMTKVMAEVMQVSEDDISIKATTSEKMGFVGRKEGIAAHAVALIYKN
- the mnmD gene encoding tRNA (5-methylaminomethyl-2-thiouridine)(34)-methyltransferase MnmD, which codes for MGKTIELMNTGDGSHTLLNTEMNETYHSRHGALRESQHVFINKGLNHFIDTYPKADTIDIFEMGLGTGLNLILTLQSALSFPNLHFNYTTLEAYPLEPELLDQLNYLDFLKDDKLNALFKKMHQLNWNEWHEVLPNFRLKKVQQKLEDYQQAEASIDLIYYDAFAPNKQAELWTLETMRKISNMLRPKGVLVTYCAKGQLKRDLKSLALTVETLEGPPGKAEMVRASKLSG